In Veillonellales bacterium, the DNA window TACTTCCACTGCCGCCAGGCAGGCGACTCTGGGACAAGGAATTCCCAAGGAATGGGCCACTTTTACAGCATTCTGCAGAATCTGGACTTTTTGCGGCAAATCAGGTGCCACGTTCATTGCCGCATCCGTCAGCAGTATCAGCCGGTCAAACCCGGGAATCTCCATGACCGCCACATGAGAAATGACATTTCTGCCAACCCGCAGCCCCACTTCTTTATTCAGCCCTGCCCGCATCATATCGGCGGTAGAAATCAACCCCTTCATGACAATCTGGGCTTTACCGGCGCTGACCAGCTCCACTGCTTTTAAAGCGGCAGCCCTGGGATTCGGCTCGTCAATAATAGTAAAGGACCCCGTGTCAATTCCCCTGCGAGAGGCGATTGCTGTGATCTTCTCCTGATTGCCGACCAGAATAGCCTGAGCAATGCCGTTTTGCTGAGCTTCGCTGATCGCTGCCAGCACATGATCATCTTCCGCCGCGGCTACGGCAATTTTGCAAGCCGGAACAGCGCGGGCGGCTGTTAAAACATCCTGAAAACTTTTCATTGCATCCCCTCTTCCCTGTTATATATCGCTAACCAATAACAAAGCGCCCTTGGTATGAGGTATGAGCGGCTGCTCTTCAATCGCCACCGGCTGCACCGGACGAAAGCCGTTTTGCCGGTATACCCTGAGAGCCGTTTCATTATCCGCCAATACCAGCAGACTAAGCTGGTAATACCCTTGCTGCCGCGCCTTTTCTTTGGTCAGGTCAATCAAGCGGCTGCCTATCCCCTGATTGCGAAACCGGGGACTGACAAAAATAGCACTGAGATAATAGCTGTCTTCCACCCGGGAATTATAAAAATTATATAATACCGCCAGCCGTTCCGGCGGAAAAAATTCTTTCATTGCCGAATCGACCCCATGGCAGCTGGCCGGATAGGAACTAACCAATCCCGCCACCTTTCCGCTGCATTCGGCAACAGTAATACTTTTATAGGAATCATACCGCTTCCCGTCAGCCAATGACTGGGCAACCAGCTGTTCCGTGGAAAAACACGGCATCAAATTTTCGTATAAAAAGTCTAATATTCCGCCGGCAGTGGCGTTAATCCCGCGAGCCAATTCCAAGCACTCTTCCTGCCGGGCCTCACGATAGATCACTTCCATATCGCTCCCTCCTTCACCAGCATTCTTATTCATCAAACAGGTAAAATCTTCCGTCCGCTATGAAAATACTCCGCCATACTTTTTGTACAGCGGAATACCGTCTCAGCAATAAACCTGCGCCCTTTCTTCATTGCGAAGCACCCGCAGCGCTCCCAAAGCCAGCGCTTCCAACTCTTCCTCACCGGGGATCACCATAATCGGCGCAATAAACTGAACCCGGGCTTTTATATCGGATACGATACGGGAAGAATAAGCGATCCCCCCGGTCAGGATGATTTGATCCACCGCCC includes these proteins:
- a CDS encoding GNAT family N-acetyltransferase, producing the protein MEVIYREARQEECLELARGINATAGGILDFLYENLMPCFSTEQLVAQSLADGKRYDSYKSITVAECSGKVAGLVSSYPASCHGVDSAMKEFFPPERLAVLYNFYNSRVEDSYYLSAIFVSPRFRNQGIGSRLIDLTKEKARQQGYYQLSLLVLADNETALRVYRQNGFRPVQPVAIEEQPLIPHTKGALLLVSDI
- a CDS encoding phosphate butyryltransferase, translated to MKSFQDVLTAARAVPACKIAVAAAEDDHVLAAISEAQQNGIAQAILVGNQEKITAIASRRGIDTGSFTIIDEPNPRAAALKAVELVSAGKAQIVMKGLISTADMMRAGLNKEVGLRVGRNVISHVAVMEIPGFDRLILLTDAAMNVAPDLPQKVQILQNAVKVAHSLGIPCPRVACLAAVEVVNSGMPACVDGAILAKMAERGQIKGCVVDGPLAFDNAVSLEAARHKGINSPVAGQADILLVPELVSGNILYKAATYFARGAIAGVIAGAKAPIILTSRADSARDKLYSIALAVMAVQGE